A single region of the Nicotiana sylvestris chromosome 6, ASM39365v2, whole genome shotgun sequence genome encodes:
- the LOC138870946 gene encoding uncharacterized protein, producing MAVDLDVEELLIMGDSDLIIRQAQGEWETRDIKLIPYRQHVEDLSKWFKSVEFRYIPRFHNDLANALATLATRLPYPGNVHIDLLEIQIRERHGYCNTVEIELDV from the coding sequence atggcagtTGATCTGGATGTGGAGGAATTGTtaattatgggagattctgacttgattattcggcaagctcaaggtgaatgggaaactcgggacatcaagcttatcccatacaggcaacatgtggaagatcttagcaaatGGTTCAAGTCTGTTGAATTCAGGTACATCCCACGATTCCACAATGATTTAGCTAATGCTTTAGCTACCTTGGCAACAAGGTTGCCATATCCGGGTAATGTCCATATCGACCTGTTGGAGATCCAAATCCGAGAAAGACATGGTTATTGCAATACGGTTGAAATAGAACTAGATGTttag